The Lacticaseibacillus rhamnosus DNA window GGCCACAAATCGTGCCGCTTTCACAAGTAACGTGTCCGTTTTGGCAGTAACTATCAATTGGTAGCGACCGTTTGTATAAACTGTCTGCAGGACAGCCCCGCGATTCAGATCACGAGTTTGGATCTGCTGCTTAACTGCGCTTGGCAAATGGTCGTAACGAGCTACCACCATTTGGTAAGGACGATTAGCTAAGGTCTCACTATCACTTGGGGCAATCGCAATTGCTTCTTCCGCATTGCTCAAAACCCGTGCATAACCCGCCAAAGCGTATGTAGCGGCAGCTAATTCCGAGTTGCTCGGCGCTTTCGGAACGGCAATGCCCGCCTGTCCTTTGGCTATAGTATCTTGACCACTAAAATGCTGATAAAACGACTTAATCGCCGGCTCAGGCTCATCTAGCGTATAGGTAAAATTCAAATTACTTTGTGGATAAACCGTTAACCAGTTAGCAGGCGTCTGGGTCTTTTCGACTGTCCCCTGATCCGTCGTTAGCACTTGGCCTTGGACGGTTAGTTGATTACTGCCTTGAATTAAATTCACCGGAACATCAATACTGTGAGTTTGTAACCCACTCGTGTTATCCGGTCGAAAAGAGGCAAATTTAACCCCATTAATGGCCACCGTCAAATCAGATAGGGTCCGATCTGCCAACTGACTCACCTGAAAGTTCAGATTAAGTTTGGCTGTTTCGACTTGCCAATATCCCATTTTGACAAAATACATGTCCGTTCGAATGCCTTGACCAGACTGACTAGTCGCGACATTTTGAAACGGTTCGGTAAAAGTTTGCGTTGCTGCTTGCACCGGCAACGGCTTGACAAAGAAAAAACACAGGACGGCTAGCAAGTATAAGAACCATTTATTGATACCGTTTTGTCTTATACCAGTGAGCCTGTTGATGAAAAAGTTGTTCACGAATATACGCCACCATTCCATAAAGTGCGACTGCCAGCCATAACTGACTGTAAGTGATATACATTAACCCGATGATCCCGACATTACCGACTGTCATTTCGCCTTTTTCTGTGGAGATCGTAATGAAGGTACTAACGATGAATAACAAGATCGCCAGCAGCCACAGACCGGTGGAGAAACCCTTCAGTCCAACATGCGCCCAGCCGGCAGTTGACAGAATAAAAACCGCATCGGACAGAACAAGCGACGTCATGAGCAGAAAATAAATCGAGAGAAAGTAAATGAGGTCAAACCGGATCGGTCGACCGCGTTTTTGAAAAAGTAAGGCGCTATTTTTTAAAATAACGTAAATATTACCTTTGACCCACCGTGTCCGCTGATGAAACCACACATCGAGTGTCTGTGGTTCCTGTTCCCAGGTCACGGCTTTGGGTTGAAATTTGATCCGGGCGCCGTTCATATAGACATGAAAACTGATCTCCGTGTCCTCGGCTAGTGCCTTGACATCCCAACCGCCGATTTTGTCAATCAGGCTGCGGCGAACGACATAATTGGTGCCGGGGATCGTGCATAAGCCAAACAAATGTTGCCGACCAGCCTGAGCCATCCACTGAAACGACAAGGTCTCAATGTTGATGAAACGAGTTAACCATGTCGCCTGCTTGTTGCGCGTACGAAACTTACCAATCACCGCGCCTAATCCATCGTCCGCCATCAGTTCACTCACCAAAATTCGCAAAGCACCGAATTCTGGCGTGTTATCGGCATCATAAATGGCTAACACCGACCCCTGTGCCTTGGTCAGCCCAATATTCAACGCGTTAGACTTTCCCTTACCGCCTGTCACGGCATCTGTGTTGATCACATGCAACTGCCGATCTGGATACCGATGTTGCAAATCGCGAAGTAACGCCGCGGAATTATCAGAAGAATTATCATTAATCACAATGATTTCATAACGATCCTGGGGATAATCAAATCGCAACAAGGATTCAACGGTTTTGACAATCACCACGCCTTCATTGTGCGCTGGCACCATAACGGAAACCATTGGCGGTGTGGGCGGCAAAGACGGTTCTGGTTGTTGCGTCATCTTCATATACTCAAAATAGCCCGCGACAACCAAAATGACGTTCACCATGAGGATCAGCCAAATCGCCCCGATGGCAAATAGCATGATCCAATCTAAAGCACTCAATTGCAGCCTCCTTCAGTTTTTATGACGAATTCCTTCAATCGCTCTACCTAACGTCGAAATTTATCGCGATAAAGCTTACTGCCTTTTCTCAGCAACACGGCAAGGATCACCAACATGATCAGCATGAAAATCAGCAAAAACCGTTCTTGCCAATTGAAGAATCCGTTCAGACGGGTACTGATACGCTTTGCCTGTGGCCGTTTCTGGTGGGGGTTGTCCCCGCTAGCGACCGTGACGGGTTTGCCGTTTCGCCAATATTGGCCGAATTGACTGGTTACCGTCACGTTGCCTGCTACAAGCCGATTGGTGAATGCATCCGAACTAAAGTCAAACCAAGTGCCGTGATAAGCACGGAGATCCTGTTTGAATTGCGCCAACGCTTTTGCTGTCGTTGGTAGTGCCATCTGCAGTGCTAGCGGTGCTGCAGATGTGATGCCACTATCATTCGCCCCTTCAATCGTTTGCCAACGCCGCAGCGGCATCACCCAAAAAGCACGTTCAGTCGTATTCGCAGTTTGCGGTACGGTATGCGCCGATGCATCAGCGGTGGGCATACTCGGCAGTAACCACTGGGTGTTCGTTTGACGATAAAGCGCCTGTAATTTAGGCGTCAGTGCAGTACGGATGTCACCACTGATGCCACTGGGGTAAAGCCCGTTTTGTATTGCCTGTTTCACTTGTGCCAGATACAATCGCTGCACAGCTTTAGCATCAGCAGGTATCGTCTGGCTGAGCTGTGGCCACTGCCAGATTAACTGACCGCCAGCTTGCATGCTATTGGCTAAAGCTGCCAAGTAAGCAGCATGCTCCGGTAAACGTACATGTTTCGCGGTTAATGTGGCACTAAGCGCAAAGGAAATCCCTTGTTGGCGTAAAAACGTCGTCACCTGCCGTAACTGTTTAGGACTCGTTGTCGGCGTCACTCCGGTTATCAGAAGTGCCGGTGCCAATTTTTGTGCCTGCCCCGTTAAAAACCGAGCTAACAACCGCTGGGCTAACAAACCGGTCAAACCGTTCTGATCAAAGAAAGGTAAATAAGCTTTGTCTTCGGTCATCAAACCATAGCCGTATGTCTGCGATGTTCCTTGCACTTGCAGACGACCCACTGCATCAGCAACTGCCGGATACAAAGTCCAAGTTGTCGCGGTAAACGGCAGTAATTGCCTGACGTTGGTTGTCTCATCCTGCAATTGCAACTGCAAATGCGTCACTTGCTCACCAGCACCGAATGTCCGTATAAAATCCTGCGGTAATCGCGCGCCGATATGGATCTTTTTCCCCGTAAACTGCGCCCAATCATGGTCAAATGCAGCACTATTTTGCGGACTTGCTTGCCAATTCACCATTCTCATCACCGCTGTGTATTTCCTATTGAGCTCACCGGCATGGTACTGGCTAAGCGCAACTTGGGTCACCGACTGTCCTAAACCAAGCAATAATCTGGTCATATCAGCAACAGGTTGATCTTGTGCGGTTTCTGAGTGTTGGCTGTCATAGACCAATAGCACTGCCGGTCGGGTGGCAGCAGCAACAGGTTGCTCCTGACAGACATGATTGCCGGCTACCAAGCCAATGATGATCAACAAACAGCTGAACAAACGCTTCATGGCGACACCTCCTTGGCACTAGCCAGCGCATCCACCGCTTGGTCCTCATGGCGCGTCATGAAGTCGCTAAGCCCTAAAAGCAAGACCAGATTCTGACTAACGGCGGTTAAGACCAAATGACGGGCCAAATCAGCATCACCATTCAAAATAACAGCCACGAGCATTGCGATTACCACAAGCCCTTCAAATCCGATCACGAGCCAGCCGCAAACAATCCATGCCCGAATACCCCGGCGCCCGCCTTGATAAACCCGATAACCGTAAAGGCCAATTAGAATGCTGGCAAGTAATAGAAAGAACTGAAACTGTTTGGGGAAAAATGCCCGCATGACCAAACTGCAACTCGTAAAATACCGACTTTGCTGTTTCGGTAGCCCTTTCGTCGTAACAGGAAAGTCGCCCACGGCCGCCATCTGTGTCAGGTACACATCCCCGCTCGCAAGCTGGAGCATCCGAACGAGCTGATCGGGATAACCGGCATAGAGCCGCAGTACCTTGCTATATCGCAACTGGCGCACAAACTCACGCTGTACAACGCGATGACGCGTGTTAACTGGCAACTTATCCTGGTAAAACTGAGTGCCCGCCAACAATGCGTATTGCGGTTCAAGACCGACACTGGCCAACGTTTTGCCCGGATCAGTGGCGTTTAGCAACACACCGCGGGTCATGCTTTGATACAAACTGACCGCCTTTAGCTCGGCTGGCGTCTGCCGGATTGTCAAGCCACTCAAAAGTACCAACGCAAAACTCACGAGCAGCAAACACCATTTAAATGCCCGAGTACGGTGCCACCATAACCCCACGGTAGCTAACAATACCGGTCCCACTAACCAAGCAGTCTGCATATCGGCTGTGATCAAAATGGCCCCAGCGCTTGCAACAATCAGCAAATAACGCCACGCATGCGCTGGTTTTCTGGCCAATAGCAGCAAACTGCCAAACAAATAAGTGACAGCAATCAGCATCACGGATTGTGAATAAAAAGAATTGAAGTACAGCGTCAGGCTGGTATCACCCAATAGCCAAACTGCCAGTATCGCAATGAGATAATGGCGGCCTTTTCGTTGTTGCCGAGTCAATCCGGCAACAACCAAATACACACCACCTAAGTACAAGCCAAACGCCAGCATTCCCAAAACCCGTAAATGAAAAACGGTTCGACTGATTAAAAGTTGATCGATCCAAAGCGCAACTTGAATGAGCAAGTTTTGACTCGACCATGCCGGCAAACGGGTATCGTTGTAAAATTGCCGGATGCTATAGGTAACATCTAAATAACGCGCTCCATGATGAGATGCGCCCAATCGCGGCAACAATTGGTTATGAGAGAGCACCCTAGCAAATTCACCGTTATCGGCATACCCGTGCAAGATCGGCCCAAACAAGTACCAGCCGCAGACAGCTATCAGTAGAATGACTGCCAAAAGCGCCGGAGAGCAGTGACGGCTAAAAACAGCGCCTGCCGCTTGCAAACGCCGCTTCATGATGTCACCTGTCCTTCGCAATAGGTATCCAAGGCAACCAATGTCATTAAGTTGTCAAATGAATACACCGTTTGACTCGCCGCATCACCCAGCCCGCCATTTAACGGTGAGTCAGTCTGCATCTGAAACGCCAACGCATGCTGCAGTGCGTTTTTGGCGGTTGCCTGATCGTGCTGTTGCATCGCCAACAAGGCCGCCAAAGCGTAAGCAGCAGCAGATTGATCCTCGCTAGCTGCTTGTCCGGTCGCCGTGTAACGATTCATCAACTGACCCGCTCTCACCTGTTGGCGCACCCACTGCCAAGTAGCATCCGATAACGCCTGAACTTCACTAAGATGCAATGCCGTTAGTAAACTTTCGACAATATTGATGGTTGCACTTTTGGTGTAACTTTGATCAGTCAAGTTTAGGCGTGTGGCAAATAACGGTAAGGCAGCACTTGACAGATGTCCATTTTGTACCTGCAGCAAGGCTTTCTGATAAACTGCTTTGCTGCCTAACTGCTTAAGCGTTGCCAAATCCACATAGCACAAAGTCAGGGTTTTCGCGCGCTTACCCGTGGACGCGTCAACATAATCGGTTAACTGGTTTGCGCGTAAATTGGTCACTTGAAACTTGGCGTAAAGCCCGCGGGCAGTTTGTTGCCACTTGGACTGCGGCATCTGCAACAAGCTGCGCATAATCCGGAAGTCATCAACCGGGGCATTTACCGGATACAAGGTTCGCGTCGTTGGTTGGTAACGATAGCTAAACTGGTGTCCCTGCCAAAAAAGACGCTTCGTACGATGATAAAAAGCCGAAAACGCCGCATTTTGCCGGGTTAACGCTAGATGCTGCAGCCATAGTCCGGAAGATTCGCTTAAATAAGCATGGCCAGACGCCTTAGTTCCGGTTTGCTGGTCGTTACGATAATTCGTATAGACCCCGTCTTTTTGGACCATTTCTTTCTTTAAGAATCGAAGCAGCGCGGTATATTGCGCCTCAAACGCTTTATTTTTAGGCGCACGAATAGGCACCGATCTAGTGACCGGTGCCACTTGTTTTGTTGTTTTTTCAGGTTGCACTTGCTGACACCCAGCCAAAAAAAGGCCGGCTGCCAAAACCGCCAGCAACCGTTGCCATCCCCAAACTGACATTTTTGCAAACAATTTTACTTTTCCCCACTCGATTTGTTCTGATCAACTAACCGTCTTTTTTATCATGCTTTATTGCCCTGCTTAGACATGCTAAACCCCTGACGGTATAGACCAACTAATATATTATTATACTGATTTCGGCTTACAAAACAACTAATATTTCTAATAACAACATCAGAAAAAATGAATGCCTTGTTTCACCAGGCATTGGCTGTCATTTAATGCGAATAACTATCCTCTGCCGAAAGATTCACGAGGGCTTCATCCTGCTCTGTGGTCAACTTTGCGCGGCCTTGAAATTTCGAGTAATAAAGCATCTGATCCGTGCGATCATAAAAGGCATCCGGATTGAGATCAGCCGCCTTCAATTGCGCCAATCCCATCGATACTGTGATGTGTAAGACGTTGCCCGCAACCATGAAGGGATAGTGGTGGATCCTCGCTTGCAAGCTATTGGCAAAAGCCACGGCCCGCTCGAAGCTTTGATGCCGCAACAGCAAATTAAATTCTTCACCACCCACGCGAAAACATTGAACATCCGGCGTCTTTCTGGTCTCGTCCAACAATAGCCGACCAACTTGCGCCAAAATTTCATTTCCTGCCAAATGGCCATACGTATCATTCATCTGTTTGAAATGATCAATATCAAAAGCAATCATGGCAACAGGTGTTTGTTGAAAACGAAAATCCTTAAATGCTTTCGCCAACTGCCGCTCAAAACTGGCATAGTTCTCCACTTGCGTTAGCCGATCCGTACTTGCCGCGTACTGAATGCGCGTTGTGTCATCATTATTGCGGTCAAAAAAATCCAGAACATAACTTAGCACGGTATTTGTGATCAAAAAGTCGCCAGCATAGACCAAAGCCATTGCGCCCGTGCCATTTGCCAATAAGGCTGCATTGAGAAACACTACAACCTGCCAACACAGCCCAACGCAAACTGTTAGCGCGAAACTGGCCTGCATAAAAGACAATTGCATGCGTCGCCCCAACACTACAAAGGCATAAGCAACGACTGCTTCAATGCTTATTACGCTCAAGTCCTGCCAGATTGTCGTGTTAAATCCGATCAAAACCAACTGTGTCAAGCCACCGGCACCGGCAGTGACCACCAAACTGCGAGCCCCCAAATAAGCCATGACATAAAAAAACAACATTAATCGTTCATTCACAATAATCCAGGTAGGTTTGCCGGTCAGTAACTCTATTTGAAAGAAAACCAGTAACACGCCAAAGTAAACCGTTCCCAGCTGATTCAACCGTCCCTTGGTATAGATCACCTTACCGCCGTGGAGATGATGGCGTTTTAAATAAGCCAGGACAATCATCTGAAAGATCAAAATGACGCCGAGAATAACAAAAATATCACGCAAAGTTGACGCCAAAATCGGCAAAAGTGTTTCAACGTTCATTCCATTCACCTATTGTTTGATGCTTGATCCGCGGTTGCTTCTTGTTCAATTGCCTGTTGCGCGACCAAATTCAGATAATGAAAAGGCTGGTCATAGTTTGGCTGAAAGAACATATCGACAAACGCCAAGTCATCGATCGTATTCCGATTTGCAATGGCAACCGATACGGTATTGGCTGACTGGGTGATATCGTAGCGACTTAATAATTGCGCGCCAAGAATGCGTCGCGTATCACGCGCATACACGAGTCTGATCATGACCCGATCAGCTGTGGGCATGAATTTAGGCCGATACGTGTCCTCGTAAGTAACTGCCGCGGCGGTGATCCCTTTTTCCAAGGCGTTTTTAAGCGTCAAGCCGGTTGAGGCCAAGTGGTGATTAAATAGCGGCATCGCAGTTGTCCCTTGCGTCCCCGGATAACGTTGCAAGTTCCCAAAAAGGTTGCGACCCGCGATCATCCCTTGCCGAACCGCATTCGTCGCTAACGGAATATAAACCTGTTCTCCAGTCGGATTAAACTTCACGGTACATGCATCGCCTGCCGCGTAAACATCAGGATCAGAAGTCTGCAAGTAATCATTGGTCATAATCGCGCCATGCCGATCCATCTCAATTTGCCCGCGTAACAGTTCTGTATTAGCCATAAATCCGGTACAAACAATCGCTAAATCTACTTGATAAGTGTTCATCGCTGTTTCAATCGTGATCGGATCCGCAGTGGAAGCACCGCTATGAAAAGCCTGAACCCGTTCGTTTAGCAACACTTTAGTCCCGTGTGCCTCAAGCAGTCTGACCACTCGTTTGGACATCGCCGGATCAATATAGTGATTAAGCAATTGATCATTACCTTGTAGCAACGTCACCTGATGACCTGTGTTCGTGTAACTTTCGGCTAGTTCCACCCCAATATAGCCACCACCGACAATCGCAATGTGTGCATGTTGACTTG harbors:
- a CDS encoding glycosyltransferase family 2 protein, translated to MLFAIGAIWLILMVNVILVVAGYFEYMKMTQQPEPSLPPTPPMVSVMVPAHNEGVVIVKTVESLLRFDYPQDRYEIIVINDNSSDNSAALLRDLQHRYPDRQLHVINTDAVTGGKGKSNALNIGLTKAQGSVLAIYDADNTPEFGALRILVSELMADDGLGAVIGKFRTRNKQATWLTRFINIETLSFQWMAQAGRQHLFGLCTIPGTNYVVRRSLIDKIGGWDVKALAEDTEISFHVYMNGARIKFQPKAVTWEQEPQTLDVWFHQRTRWVKGNIYVILKNSALLFQKRGRPIRFDLIYFLSIYFLLMTSLVLSDAVFILSTAGWAHVGLKGFSTGLWLLAILLFIVSTFITISTEKGEMTVGNVGIIGLMYITYSQLWLAVALYGMVAYIREQLFHQQAHWYKTKRYQ
- a CDS encoding glycan biosynthesis hexose transferase WsfD, coding for MKRRLQAAGAVFSRHCSPALLAVILLIAVCGWYLFGPILHGYADNGEFARVLSHNQLLPRLGASHHGARYLDVTYSIRQFYNDTRLPAWSSQNLLIQVALWIDQLLISRTVFHLRVLGMLAFGLYLGGVYLVVAGLTRQQRKGRHYLIAILAVWLLGDTSLTLYFNSFYSQSVMLIAVTYLFGSLLLLARKPAHAWRYLLIVASAGAILITADMQTAWLVGPVLLATVGLWWHRTRAFKWCLLLVSFALVLLSGLTIRQTPAELKAVSLYQSMTRGVLLNATDPGKTLASVGLEPQYALLAGTQFYQDKLPVNTRHRVVQREFVRQLRYSKVLRLYAGYPDQLVRMLQLASGDVYLTQMAAVGDFPVTTKGLPKQQSRYFTSCSLVMRAFFPKQFQFFLLLASILIGLYGYRVYQGGRRGIRAWIVCGWLVIGFEGLVVIAMLVAVILNGDADLARHLVLTAVSQNLVLLLGLSDFMTRHEDQAVDALASAKEVSP
- a CDS encoding GGDEF domain-containing protein is translated as MNVETLLPILASTLRDIFVILGVILIFQMIVLAYLKRHHLHGGKVIYTKGRLNQLGTVYFGVLLVFFQIELLTGKPTWIIVNERLMLFFYVMAYLGARSLVVTAGAGGLTQLVLIGFNTTIWQDLSVISIEAVVAYAFVVLGRRMQLSFMQASFALTVCVGLCWQVVVFLNAALLANGTGAMALVYAGDFLITNTVLSYVLDFFDRNNDDTTRIQYAASTDRLTQVENYASFERQLAKAFKDFRFQQTPVAMIAFDIDHFKQMNDTYGHLAGNEILAQVGRLLLDETRKTPDVQCFRVGGEEFNLLLRHQSFERAVAFANSLQARIHHYPFMVAGNVLHITVSMGLAQLKAADLNPDAFYDRTDQMLYYSKFQGRAKLTTEQDEALVNLSAEDSYSH
- a CDS encoding FAD-dependent oxidoreductase; the encoded protein is MKIVLVGCTHAGVAAAMQILKEHPESDVVIYEREDNVSFLSCGIALYLAGTVKRLEDMFYATPASLRKAGATVHIQHDVLKIDVHAKQLTIQNLLTNEVFKDTYDKLLVTTGSYVVVPPVYGVSEERVLMCKNYQQAQAIYATASQHAHIAIVGGGYIGVELAESYTNTGHQVTLLQGNDQLLNHYIDPAMSKRVVRLLEAHGTKVLLNERVQAFHSGASTADPITIETAMNTYQVDLAIVCTGFMANTELLRGQIEMDRHGAIMTNDYLQTSDPDVYAAGDACTVKFNPTGEQVYIPLATNAVRQGMIAGRNLFGNLQRYPGTQGTTAMPLFNHHLASTGLTLKNALEKGITAAAVTYEDTYRPKFMPTADRVMIRLVYARDTRRILGAQLLSRYDITQSANTVSVAIANRNTIDDLAFVDMFFQPNYDQPFHYLNLVAQQAIEQEATADQASNNR